A stretch of DNA from Flavobacteriaceae bacterium MAR_2009_75:
TTTGGAGTGCCCTCTGTCTTTGGATGGTTTCCCTGTTGAGAAACTCCAGTTTTAATGCCTTGGCTCTAATTTCTATTTGGGTGGTATTGACCATATTGATACCGGCGTTAGTCAACAACTATGTAATTAATGCCTACCAAGTGCCGGAAGCTTTAGATGCCATGGTAGAGCAAAGAGATGGCTACCATGAAAAGTGGGATTTGGAAAAGGATGCAACCATGACGGAGTTTATAGAAGCCTATCCGCAATATAAAAACTACCCAGTGCCAGAAGATGAATTCAGTTGGATCTGGTATTATGGTATGCAATACATGGGAGACTTTGCGGCAAAGGATACAAGTGCCGAAATGACCGAAAAAATCATATTACGTAATACAGTGAGTGAGAAGATAGCGCTTTTCGTGCCTACTATGCATGCTCAACTAAGCCTGAATAGTCTGGCGGGCACCGATATGCGTAGTCATTTGGATTTCTTGAAATCATTGACCGAATTCCATAAGAATTTACGCGATGGCTTTTACACCAAAATTTTTGATCATAAATCTGCCGATGCGGTGGATTGGAAAAATCACGAAGCTAAATTTTATGAACAGGATTATAGCTTCAGTTGGCTGAAGTTGTTACTACCCACTTTATTGATAACGCTTATAATAGCCGTTTTAGCAGGCTTAAATCTTCGGAAATTATAATATAGAAGGGCTTGAAATTATTCCGGCCCTTTTATATTTAGGTAGATGCCATTTCGATACTATCAAGGGTTTTAGGATTTCATGTCTTGCGGCAAAAATATTTTGATGACCACCTACCTAGTTCGCCATATGCCGTTTCTACCCTATCGAACTCATCACCTCCGGGTTTACCATGAATCCTGATATTTTTTGTAGAAAAAAGAATATTTTCTGGTTCGCTGGTTCTATAAATCGTTATTGTAGCCTCCAATTTAGCCTTCTCTTCAAAAACCGTTACGTTATAGCCAGGGTAAATGAACTTAACATTGACCAGCATGGTATACTCTGATTGATCATCATTTGTTGAAATAACGATTTGGCGTTTTTTTAGTTTAAACTTATTGAATTCAGATATAAAAAGCGGTTCATATCGCTCTTTTCTATTCTCGAACCACAATCTCTTGAACTCTTCACCTGACCCATAATTTTTGTTTTCTCTTTTTTGAAATTGGTATTTTATGAACTGTTCCTCTGAATCGTAATTCGGTATTTTTAGATTAGGGTCGTACTCGAAGACTACCTTGTAATTATTTATTCCTCTGATTTTATCTATAGCCCCTTGATCCGTTTTTATTGTTTGTCCTTGCAAAAAAGCTGAACATCCGAGTATAACTAAAAGAAGAATATTTTTTCCCATGGAAAATAGTATTACTCTAACAAAAATAGATGAAACGAGGTCTCTTCAAAATAGAAAAGACACACAGCTAATCTATACGCTGAACGACCCTTGTTGAAGTAGCGATTATTAAAACAATAGCGGTTTATGGTTTACATTATAAATTGTGAACCTCTTTTTTATTATTCTAAAAACGACAAATCCCCATTAGAACAATGAGGATTTGAGTTGCTTAAAATTAAGACCATCGTCTTCTACCCGTTTATGCCATGGCCAATTCTTGTAATTCTTTGGCTGCATTCGCAGGATTTTCTGCACCATAGATGGCTGCGCCAGCTACAGCGACTGTTACGCCAGAGTTTTTAACCGCCGTAATACTATTTAAATTAACTCCGCCAGCAATAGAGACTGCTACTCCTGCCCTGCTTGCTTCATCGATCAAAACTTGAATGGAGTAGCCCTCTTCTGCCTGCTCATCTAAACCGGCATGAAGTTCTACAAATTCAGCTCCCAATGCGATAGCTTCCTGTGCACGTTTAACTCTATCTTTTACGCCAATTGTATCGACAACCACACCTTTACCATGCTCTTTTGCGGCTTTTACTGCACCGGCAATGGTTGAATCGCCTGTTGCACCCAATACTGTAATATAATCGGCACCGGCACCAAAAGCCATATTGGCCTCTAATTCACCGGCGTCGGCAGTTTTAAAATCGGCCAACACCAATTTATCAGGAAAAGCATCTTTCATCTTTCGAATACCTGTTAAACCTTCACTTTTAATAAGGGGCGTACCCAGCTCAATAATATCTATATAAGGTGCTACTTTTCTTGCCAATGCAATAGCATCTTCAATATTTAATAAATCAATCGCTACTTGTAATTTTGCCATAATTTTCTATTTATAATGTTCTAATTTGTATCTGTATTTCCATCGGTAATTATTCCATATTCGCGTGACGCTTCCACAATTCTGATGCTGTACTGCCATCTAAACTCCAAAGGATCTGTATAAATGCATCTAAAACCAAAAGCAACGACTGCTCAAAAAGGCTACCTGCATACTGTTTAGAAACCTTTTCGTCACGGGCTTGTTTTTGTGCTGCTGGTATCGTCACCGTCTGGTCTGCCAATTCGGCCAATGTCGAGGTATTGTCCGTGGTGAAACACAGTATAGCCGCCCCTATTTTTTTTGCCGTTTCCGCTGCTCGTACTATACCATTTGTAGTGCCTGAACCAGATCCCGCAATTAAAAGGTCACCTTCTGCGATTGCCGGGGCCGTAGTTTCACCGACCACATGAACAGTATACCCTAAATGCATTAAGCGCATTGCAGCGGCTCCCATCATCAACCCTGTTCTCCCAGCACCCATTACGAATATTCGCTTAGCATTGGTAATGGGGGCAATCAAATTGGCTATTTCATTATAATCAATAGTGTGTATTAGTTTGATGTGCTCATTTATGATACTGTTCAAGGCGTTTTCGACCAATTGGTTTTCCTTGTTATTAAGAATGTTCTCCATAATCAAATCGACTTGTTTGCGCTGGTTTTTCCTCTTGGGATATAAATTCGAATACAAAGTTATGTCCGCTTTTCTAGAGCTAATGTTACTATTTGATAGTTGTCTGGTACAATTTGCTCATTCCCGATATGATGATGGTGATATTCGCTATTTTTGTGGTACTTTTTGGAAATGAGTGTGTTTTATGCGGATAGACACACCGAATAAATGTTTAATGAAGCACAATTGAAATAAGAGATATGCTGAGCGATCAAGTGTTATATATTCGAGATTTGGGTAACTGCCCACCTGCCTATTTAAATGACCCCGCTAGAAGAGATTTCTTCGAGATTG
This window harbors:
- a CDS encoding ABC-2 type transport system permease protein; protein product: MYSLLFKSFFRTKIFLVSLALLLTVGVISIFIGKQYLVKQEKTIAAAQVYQEESIEKNVAYHSEDLGLLLYYLRFTLIKRPQNINAISIGQSDVNPLLQAVTIRALEAQKYDTDFENPSLLMSGNLDLGFVIIYLFPLVLIAMTFNLYSEEKELGTWRILAAQTSAKAGFLFKKLLVRILFVFVVLVFLLFLASAILQIPMNANFWAIFVQSVLYVLFWSALCLWMVSLLRNSSFNALALISIWVVLTILIPALVNNYVINAYQVPEALDAMVEQRDGYHEKWDLEKDATMTEFIEAYPQYKNYPVPEDEFSWIWYYGMQYMGDFAAKDTSAEMTEKIILRNTVSEKIALFVPTMHAQLSLNSLAGTDMRSHLDFLKSLTEFHKNLRDGFYTKIFDHKSADAVDWKNHEAKFYEQDYSFSWLKLLLPTLLITLIIAVLAGLNLRKL
- a CDS encoding 3-hexulose-6-phosphate synthase, with translation MAKLQVAIDLLNIEDAIALARKVAPYIDIIELGTPLIKSEGLTGIRKMKDAFPDKLVLADFKTADAGELEANMAFGAGADYITVLGATGDSTIAGAVKAAKEHGKGVVVDTIGVKDRVKRAQEAIALGAEFVELHAGLDEQAEEGYSIQVLIDEASRAGVAVSIAGGVNLNSITAVKNSGVTVAVAGAAIYGAENPANAAKELQELAMA
- a CDS encoding 3-hexulose-6-phosphate isomerase, with protein sequence MENILNNKENQLVENALNSIINEHIKLIHTIDYNEIANLIAPITNAKRIFVMGAGRTGLMMGAAAMRLMHLGYTVHVVGETTAPAIAEGDLLIAGSGSGTTNGIVRAAETAKKIGAAILCFTTDNTSTLAELADQTVTIPAAQKQARDEKVSKQYAGSLFEQSLLLVLDAFIQILWSLDGSTASELWKRHANME